From a single Loigolactobacillus coryniformis subsp. coryniformis KCTC 3167 = DSM 20001 genomic region:
- a CDS encoding ECF transporter S component, which produces MGVRKLVMIAMLAAVSYLLMLFSFPVLPAAPFLKIDFSNLPIFLSMFLYGPAAGAFTTLITGLLDFITRGSGLPGLIGEAAYFLATMCFTLPVYYFFKRDHSVKANRKNMLAGFVTGTISLTIFMSLANLFVLLPIYMKFSGIQINATTLNLVATTVVPFNLIKGVLVSVVFLIAYERLLPWLSRKVLPQQIKKI; this is translated from the coding sequence ATGGGCGTCAGAAAGCTAGTCATGATCGCCATGCTAGCAGCAGTCTCTTACTTATTGATGTTGTTCAGCTTCCCGGTATTACCGGCGGCACCGTTCCTTAAGATCGATTTTAGTAACCTACCGATCTTCTTGAGTATGTTTCTTTACGGACCAGCAGCAGGGGCGTTTACCACGCTGATCACGGGTTTATTGGACTTTATCACGCGTGGGTCTGGCCTGCCTGGCTTGATCGGTGAAGCAGCGTACTTCTTAGCGACGATGTGCTTTACACTGCCGGTCTATTATTTCTTTAAACGTGATCACAGCGTTAAAGCCAACCGGAAGAATATGTTAGCTGGTTTTGTGACGGGGACCATCTCCTTAACTATTTTTATGAGTTTAGCTAATCTCTTTGTGTTATTACCGATTTATATGAAGTTTTCTGGTATCCAAATCAATGCTACCACACTGAATTTAGTGGCCACAACGGTTGTGCCATTTAATTTGATTAAAGGGGTGCTGGTCAGCGTTGTCTTCTTGATCGCGTATGAGCGACTGTTACCATGGCTATCACGTAAGGTATTACCACAGCAAATTAAAAAAATCTAA
- a CDS encoding 6-pyruvoyl-tetrahydropterin synthase-related protein: MFKRIYWRDVAPYISIAGMAVLLILPQLILHSTIVGSDAIFHFNRIYDAAKQMQNFNFSYFQTNYGFQQSGRIINALYGPYFAYLSGVLLILVRSWYHFQIVSTLLVYLIGGIGMYLLATKVRATKRIALIAALLFMNVGWLPRWGLSQNLNSWGAALAPFVLICAVRMISDHQRPIKIIPLALIMAIIIEIHILSTILFTLVLLPFFMIGLWRANDKIKMLLDTILAALLTILLTANIWGSFLTIFANNSIAEPAKFALEQNALQFSMILGQRNQLGAVCLILFAAQLVYVLVSKQATTVNRVVTVIGALILFIASDLFPWVTLQHQLPFLQSTLQFPVRFTIIAYPLLFCGAAISATQLRLSSERHTGYYRFGALIAVLLCLAPNMLSMALKAETYHSVDVLNSWTGVTVLADTPDQIRSSLHAEHPGQLLTLVEKRHPDYLPIPSEFKRLNFKRSDEYEKQIIDRHREFEHKVLSGGRLQLTWNAERRDYRQVPLIMYKESILQLNGHRLNSYQYDETNIGAPVVPQEIGRNTLILQFKQPRSFTNLLILSLVSWLVLSCVGVGKVVYQYKKYYKRG, encoded by the coding sequence GTGTTTAAAAGGATTTATTGGCGGGATGTGGCACCGTATATATCGATCGCGGGGATGGCGGTACTGTTGATATTGCCACAGTTAATTTTGCATAGTACGATCGTTGGTTCCGACGCGATCTTTCATTTTAATCGAATCTATGATGCAGCTAAGCAGATGCAAAACTTTAATTTTAGCTATTTTCAAACCAATTATGGATTTCAACAAAGTGGTCGGATCATCAATGCATTATATGGGCCATACTTTGCTTATTTAAGCGGCGTACTGCTAATTTTGGTTCGTAGTTGGTATCATTTCCAGATCGTTTCGACTTTGTTAGTGTATTTGATTGGCGGCATAGGAATGTACTTGTTGGCAACGAAAGTGCGGGCGACTAAGCGGATTGCGTTGATTGCGGCGCTATTATTTATGAATGTAGGCTGGTTGCCACGCTGGGGCCTGTCACAAAATTTGAATTCCTGGGGCGCTGCTTTAGCCCCATTTGTATTGATCTGTGCAGTACGGATGATCAGTGATCACCAGCGGCCAATCAAAATAATACCGTTGGCGCTGATCATGGCGATCATCATCGAAATCCATATATTAAGTACAATTCTGTTTACGCTAGTTTTATTGCCATTTTTCATGATTGGTTTATGGCGGGCAAATGATAAAATAAAGATGCTGCTGGATACGATTTTAGCGGCTTTATTGACAATTTTATTAACGGCCAACATCTGGGGAAGTTTTCTAACAATTTTTGCGAATAATAGTATTGCTGAGCCAGCAAAATTTGCGTTAGAGCAAAATGCATTACAGTTTTCGATGATCCTTGGGCAGCGGAATCAGTTAGGTGCGGTTTGTTTGATCCTTTTTGCGGCACAGCTGGTTTATGTGCTTGTCAGTAAGCAAGCTACAACCGTTAATCGAGTCGTAACGGTGATCGGTGCGTTGATTCTATTTATTGCTTCTGATTTATTCCCTTGGGTGACCTTACAACATCAATTGCCTTTTTTACAAAGCACATTGCAATTTCCAGTTCGCTTCACGATCATTGCCTATCCGTTACTGTTTTGTGGGGCGGCGATCAGTGCCACGCAGTTGCGTTTAAGCAGTGAGCGCCACACGGGTTACTATCGTTTCGGGGCGTTGATCGCCGTGTTATTGTGTTTAGCGCCAAATATGCTTAGTATGGCGCTAAAGGCGGAGACTTATCATTCAGTGGATGTGCTGAATAGTTGGACTGGCGTAACGGTTTTAGCAGACACGCCTGATCAAATCCGCAGCTCATTACACGCTGAACATCCAGGTCAATTATTAACATTGGTAGAAAAGCGTCATCCAGATTATTTGCCGATTCCCAGCGAATTTAAACGTTTGAACTTTAAACGTTCCGATGAATATGAAAAACAAATCATTGATCGACATCGTGAATTTGAACATAAAGTACTTAGTGGTGGTCGATTACAGCTAACCTGGAACGCTGAGCGGCGCGATTATCGGCAAGTGCCACTGATCATGTACAAGGAGTCTATTTTACAGTTGAACGGGCACCGCTTAAATAGTTATCAGTACGATGAAACCAATATCGGTGCGCCTGTTGTTCCGCAAGAAATCGGCCGTAATACATTGATCTTGCAATTTAAACAGCCGCGCAGCTTCACTAATCTACTGATTTTGTCGCTTGTTTCGTGGTTGGTATTGTCTTGCGTCGGTGTTGGTAAAGTGGTTTATCAGTATAAAAAATATTATAAACGAGGGTGA
- a CDS encoding GNAT family N-acetyltransferase, with product MAELTIKLATGARTAYQNLLLIGDDAAEVVASYLDQGQLYLLQRDKLTIGVALVIPQNKQVVELKNLGLLPQQQHHGYGKWFVQQLLKLLREQGYQTCIVGTANSSIANIRFYQRVGFRMDRIKHDFFATYPQPIYENKLQAIDMLMFKQEL from the coding sequence GTGGCTGAATTAACAATTAAGCTGGCTACCGGTGCACGGACAGCGTATCAAAATTTGCTATTAATTGGGGATGACGCAGCGGAAGTGGTAGCTAGTTACCTAGATCAAGGCCAGTTGTATTTGCTACAAAGAGATAAACTAACGATTGGCGTAGCGCTGGTTATTCCGCAAAATAAGCAGGTCGTTGAATTGAAAAACTTAGGCTTACTGCCGCAGCAACAGCATCATGGCTATGGTAAATGGTTTGTGCAACAATTGCTCAAATTATTGCGGGAACAGGGTTATCAGACTTGTATTGTGGGAACGGCCAATTCGAGTATTGCTAACATCCGTTTTTATCAGCGCGTTGGTTTTCGCATGGATCGAATAAAACACGATTTCTTTGCGACCTATCCGCAACCAATCTATGAAAATAAGCTGCAAGCAATAGACATGCTGATGTTTAAACAAGAGCTATAA